Proteins encoded within one genomic window of Thermococcus celer Vu 13 = JCM 8558:
- a CDS encoding adenosine-specific kinase, giving the protein MVRIEVVDIEKPEGVEVIIGQGNFSIFTVDDLAKTLLTTVPGIKFGIGMNEAKPQLTRFTGNDPELEKLAARNALKIGAGHVFVILMKKAFPINVLNAVKNHPAVAMVYGASENPFQVIVAETELGRAVLGVVDGKAANRIEDEELKRERRELVEKIGYKID; this is encoded by the coding sequence ATGGTCAGAATAGAGGTCGTGGATATCGAAAAGCCGGAGGGGGTAGAGGTCATAATCGGCCAGGGGAACTTCTCGATATTCACCGTCGACGACCTTGCAAAGACCCTTCTCACGACGGTTCCGGGCATAAAGTTCGGAATAGGGATGAACGAGGCCAAGCCCCAGCTGACGCGCTTCACCGGCAACGACCCGGAGCTCGAGAAGCTCGCCGCCAGGAACGCCCTCAAGATCGGGGCCGGTCACGTCTTCGTGATACTGATGAAGAAAGCATTCCCCATAAACGTGCTCAACGCCGTCAAGAACCACCCGGCCGTCGCCATGGTCTACGGCGCCAGCGAGAACCCCTTCCAGGTCATCGTGGCGGAGACCGAGCTCGGCAGGGCCGTTCTGGGCGTCGTCGATGGAAAAGCCGCCAACAGGATAGAGGACGAGGAGCTCAAGAGGGAGCGCAGGGAGCTCGTCGAGAAGATAGGTTACAAAATAGACTGA
- a CDS encoding 7-cyano-7-deazaguanine synthase encodes MLRCSICVHDERTAKIDVIDGKPVCRECQVYLKHPVDREKVRKEVEELMKNVDKAVVAYSGGKDSVVTLYLAKEAYRVPELEAVMIDHGLMAEEAIANARRVAEALEVPFKVLRYDYSDIFREALLKAQSPCRRCSRRTMEKLRKYAIKKGYRYIITGHELPFGHRPYRVMSGGVVQVRLLSMMSEEERLKILERLPFEFPELPGYTTNCLVLGPALERYWGVHGHSFEQRRIAALVRYGLMDREKAERELSKPNVPEWQRRLVMERLGIELEK; translated from the coding sequence ATGCTCAGGTGCTCGATCTGCGTTCACGACGAGAGGACCGCGAAGATAGACGTTATCGACGGTAAACCCGTCTGCCGGGAGTGCCAAGTTTATCTAAAACACCCCGTGGACAGGGAAAAGGTGAGGAAAGAAGTCGAGGAACTCATGAAAAACGTTGATAAAGCTGTAGTGGCTTACTCCGGCGGAAAGGACAGCGTCGTGACACTGTACCTGGCCAAGGAAGCCTACCGCGTTCCGGAGCTCGAGGCGGTTATGATCGACCACGGACTTATGGCTGAGGAGGCGATAGCGAACGCCCGACGGGTGGCGGAGGCTCTGGAGGTTCCTTTTAAGGTTCTGCGCTACGATTACTCGGACATCTTCCGCGAGGCCCTCCTCAAGGCCCAATCCCCGTGCAGGCGCTGCTCCAGGCGAACCATGGAAAAGCTGAGGAAGTACGCCATCAAAAAAGGATACAGATACATCATCACCGGTCACGAGCTCCCCTTCGGTCACCGCCCTTACAGGGTCATGAGCGGTGGGGTGGTGCAGGTGAGGCTCCTCTCCATGATGAGCGAGGAGGAACGCCTCAAGATCCTGGAGAGGCTCCCCTTCGAGTTCCCGGAGCTGCCGGGCTACACCACCAACTGCCTCGTCCTCGGTCCGGCCCTGGAGCGCTACTGGGGGGTTCACGGCCACAGTTTCGAGCAGAGGAGGATAGCCGCCCTCGTTCGCTACGGCCTCATGGATCGGGAGAAAGCGGAGAGGGAGCTTTCTAAGCCCAACGTTCCCGAATGGCAGAGGAGACTCGTGATGGAGCGTCTGGGCATCGAACTGGAAAAATAG
- a CDS encoding Lrp/AsnC family transcriptional regulator, whose protein sequence is MGEPAINELEFLAEILRKHPTDSLRKIAEEEGMDYYRLKRMYDRYYGKYISVNAMYNIRVIGLRSYLAFLGVPSERILEVGYRMTQNPFVAYVNPAFGFKNGLSAIIYVPDDQRDDIDEMLSRYSDDYEYHEVRAYPYSGDDNFGEWTLAYEYAVLMDILKVDARTPVTKIAERLGKTRPTVKFMINRLREMGILISFEPTVDNNVHDRSVLGITETLDESVLERFREYEITVGVFPGRGYVLEWFFSSKEDLGTKILEFSSYVDRILISYFDPTFKELNDRNSINVYSRIVKKDGSGYRSILEF, encoded by the coding sequence ATGGGCGAGCCTGCAATAAATGAGCTTGAATTTCTCGCGGAGATCCTGAGGAAACATCCCACCGACAGCCTGAGGAAGATAGCCGAAGAGGAGGGTATGGACTACTACCGTCTTAAGAGGATGTACGATAGGTACTACGGCAAGTACATCTCTGTTAATGCCATGTACAACATAAGGGTAATAGGTCTCAGAAGTTACCTGGCATTTCTGGGCGTTCCATCTGAGAGGATACTCGAAGTAGGGTATAGAATGACCCAGAATCCTTTTGTAGCATACGTCAATCCTGCGTTTGGGTTTAAGAACGGCCTGTCCGCGATAATCTACGTTCCGGATGACCAGAGGGACGATATAGATGAGATGTTATCCAGGTATTCAGACGATTATGAGTACCACGAGGTCAGGGCCTACCCATACAGCGGGGACGATAACTTCGGAGAGTGGACCCTTGCCTATGAGTACGCGGTTCTCATGGACATCCTGAAGGTGGATGCGAGGACACCAGTAACCAAAATTGCAGAGCGCCTCGGTAAAACCCGTCCCACGGTGAAGTTCATGATAAACCGGCTCAGGGAGATGGGGATCCTGATAAGCTTCGAGCCGACCGTGGATAACAACGTTCATGACCGAAGCGTCCTCGGGATAACGGAAACCCTTGACGAGTCCGTTCTGGAAAGGTTCAGGGAATACGAGATAACCGTCGGGGTGTTCCCCGGCAGGGGGTACGTTCTTGAGTGGTTCTTCTCCTCGAAGGAGGACCTGGGGACGAAGATACTGGAGTTCAGCAGCTACGTGGATCGAATACTGATCAGCTATTTTGACCCGACGTTTAAGGAACTCAACGATAGAAACAGTATAAACGTGTACTCGAGGATCGTGAAAAAAGACGGGAGCGGCTACCGCTCCATACTGGAATTTTAG
- a CDS encoding SPASM domain-containing protein, which yields MERVAYEAPTTADTRATPNVVSIGKPPWSNTPHSGKLERMILQLGAGRGRFSEVSGIPRSMGCIGNNSFVLRREPLSPERVRELIREFKELGGKELWLTNYDRVEYLTSVAAYASEIGVPEVYAVVKLEDVESADPIEGVRFIAELEYSREGFQRLEVWDWLYGALVMVRSSKLDELTGLKTTFPGEVYVDLLFPGSARKLDFNVIEVRRILNPSVEKYHDCLAGTVAVTADGYALPCPLLRNYVVGDLKEIGLKKALRKRKLRDFWRMTKDKIGACSTCPFRYVCHDCRALEYQATGEIDGLEYCPIFL from the coding sequence ATGGAGAGGGTGGCTTACGAGGCGCCCACTACCGCTGATACGAGAGCAACCCCTAACGTGGTTTCCATAGGAAAACCACCGTGGAGCAACACCCCCCACAGCGGCAAGCTTGAGCGCATGATCCTCCAGCTTGGCGCGGGAAGGGGCAGGTTCTCAGAGGTAAGCGGAATACCCCGTTCCATGGGATGCATAGGAAACAACTCCTTCGTCTTACGAAGGGAACCCCTCAGCCCCGAACGGGTGAGGGAGCTCATTCGAGAGTTCAAGGAGCTGGGCGGAAAGGAGCTATGGCTCACCAACTACGACCGGGTTGAATACCTGACGAGCGTTGCCGCTTACGCCTCCGAGATAGGCGTTCCCGAGGTCTACGCCGTCGTCAAACTCGAGGACGTCGAATCAGCCGACCCCATCGAGGGCGTCCGTTTCATAGCGGAGCTGGAGTACAGCAGGGAGGGTTTCCAGCGGCTTGAGGTGTGGGATTGGCTGTACGGAGCGCTCGTGATGGTGCGGAGTTCGAAGCTGGACGAACTTACGGGCCTCAAGACCACCTTTCCGGGGGAAGTCTACGTCGACCTCCTCTTCCCCGGCTCCGCCAGAAAGCTGGACTTCAACGTCATAGAAGTCAGGAGGATACTGAACCCGAGCGTCGAGAAGTACCACGACTGCCTCGCCGGCACGGTGGCCGTAACGGCGGACGGCTACGCGCTTCCCTGTCCGCTACTCCGGAACTACGTCGTTGGGGACTTGAAGGAGATCGGGCTAAAGAAGGCCCTCAGGAAGAGGAAACTAAGGGACTTCTGGAGGATGACAAAGGACAAAATAGGGGCCTGCAGTACCTGTCCGTTCAGGTACGTTTGCCACGACTGCCGGGCACTGGAGTATCAAGCCACGGGCGAGATAGACGGCCTGGAGTACTGTCCCATATTCCTCTAA
- a CDS encoding molybdenum cofactor biosynthesis protein MoaE, with translation MKVRITEEPFDLNEALSYLLVPEAGGYVFFLGKVRNENHGRRVKKLIYEAYPEMAVKEMERIRREALQKFPILDMLIWHRYGELEVGQDTILIIASGRHRKEAFEACSWAIDEVKRRVPVWKKEVTDEGTFWIEGDRIVPEG, from the coding sequence ATGAAGGTCAGGATAACGGAGGAGCCCTTCGACCTCAACGAGGCTTTGAGTTACCTGCTGGTTCCGGAGGCGGGGGGATACGTCTTCTTCCTCGGCAAGGTCAGGAACGAGAACCATGGCAGGAGGGTCAAAAAGCTCATATACGAGGCCTACCCGGAGATGGCCGTCAAGGAGATGGAAAGGATCAGAAGGGAGGCCCTCCAGAAGTTCCCCATCCTCGACATGCTTATATGGCACCGCTACGGGGAGCTCGAGGTAGGTCAGGATACGATACTGATAATAGCGAGCGGGAGGCACAGAAAGGAGGCGTTTGAGGCCTGCTCCTGGGCAATAGACGAGGTCAAGCGTCGTGTTCCCGTCTGGAAGAAGGAGGTAACCGACGAAGGGACGTTCTGGATAGAGGGGGACAGGATCGTTCCGGAGGGATGA
- a CDS encoding ThiF family adenylyltransferase, protein MLSGRELERYDRQMMILGVEGQEKLRRAKVAVVGVGGLGSPVAYYLTAAGVGTLLLVDEQTPELSNLNRQILHWEEDIDRNPKPLSAKWKLRRFNSGVEIETFVGRLTAENVDEVLRDVDVVVDCLDNFETRFLLDDYVQKRGIPLVHGAVEGTYGQVTTIVPGKTRSLREVFPNVREKKGKFPIIGATAGVIGAVQAMEVIKLLTGLGEPLLNKLLIVDLAYNSFDVVELR, encoded by the coding sequence ATGCTGAGCGGGAGGGAGCTCGAGAGGTACGACCGGCAGATGATGATCCTCGGCGTCGAGGGACAGGAGAAGCTCAGGAGGGCGAAGGTTGCCGTCGTCGGCGTCGGCGGCCTCGGGAGTCCCGTTGCCTACTACCTCACCGCGGCCGGAGTGGGCACGCTCCTCCTCGTGGACGAGCAGACACCGGAGCTCAGCAACCTCAACAGGCAGATACTCCACTGGGAGGAGGACATCGACAGGAACCCCAAGCCCCTGTCGGCGAAATGGAAACTCAGGAGGTTCAACTCGGGTGTGGAGATAGAGACGTTCGTCGGAAGGCTCACCGCGGAGAACGTCGATGAGGTTCTCAGAGATGTGGATGTGGTGGTCGACTGCCTCGACAACTTCGAGACGAGGTTCCTGCTTGACGATTACGTTCAGAAGAGGGGCATCCCACTCGTCCACGGCGCGGTGGAGGGAACCTACGGCCAGGTGACTACGATAGTCCCCGGAAAAACCAGGAGCCTGCGCGAGGTGTTCCCGAACGTGAGGGAGAAAAAGGGGAAGTTCCCGATAATCGGCGCCACGGCCGGCGTCATCGGGGCGGTTCAGGCGATGGAGGTGATAAAACTGCTCACCGGGCTCGGCGAGCCCCTCCTGAACAAACTGCTCATAGTCGACCTCGCCTACAACTCCTTCGACGTCGTCGAGCTCAGGTAG
- a CDS encoding dihydroorotase: MYDLVLKGKFLKNGKLVEGNIGVSDGRIVRLSTGELKGEETLRTGLGKVILPGLIDVHVHLRDFRQRSKETVRTGTMAAIHGGITTVFDMPNTDPPVMDSGTFKMRAKLFRGGAYSDYALGFLLNGNCTEARRTRADFYKAFMGASTGGMFSEDFESDYSCAPGVVSVHAEDAGVIARNPERPPEAEVRAIKRALKAAEMFKKPLNVCHVSTAGGIEEILSAGLPWVSFEVTPHHLFLTRKDYEKNPLLKVYPPLRDEEQRRALWESFSRIPIIASDHAPHTPEDKENGAAGIPGLETEVALLLDAVNRGLIELPDIAEKMHVNPIRIFGIRNKGLEVGKEADFTVVDLKREWKVRPEEFYTRAKWSPWEGKKLKGKVVMTVLHGRVVMEEDEIVGKPEGVRIDAGKGNA, encoded by the coding sequence ATGTACGACCTCGTCCTGAAAGGGAAATTTCTAAAGAATGGAAAACTGGTAGAAGGGAACATAGGGGTTTCTGACGGCAGAATCGTACGTCTCTCAACGGGCGAGCTGAAGGGAGAGGAGACCCTTAGAACCGGCCTGGGGAAGGTCATCCTTCCCGGCCTGATAGACGTCCACGTCCACCTCAGGGACTTCCGGCAGCGTTCCAAGGAGACGGTTCGGACAGGGACCATGGCCGCCATCCACGGTGGGATAACGACGGTCTTCGACATGCCCAACACGGACCCACCCGTGATGGATTCTGGGACCTTCAAAATGAGGGCAAAACTATTCAGAGGGGGGGCGTACTCGGACTACGCCCTGGGCTTTCTCCTCAACGGGAACTGCACCGAGGCGAGAAGAACCAGAGCGGACTTCTACAAGGCGTTCATGGGTGCGTCAACGGGCGGGATGTTCTCGGAGGACTTCGAGAGCGATTACTCCTGCGCCCCCGGGGTGGTGAGCGTCCACGCGGAGGACGCCGGGGTCATCGCCCGAAACCCGGAGAGACCACCGGAAGCGGAGGTAAGGGCGATCAAGAGGGCGTTAAAGGCCGCGGAGATGTTTAAAAAGCCCCTGAACGTCTGCCACGTATCCACAGCCGGGGGAATAGAGGAGATACTCAGCGCCGGCCTCCCCTGGGTGAGCTTCGAGGTAACGCCCCACCACCTGTTTTTAACGAGAAAGGACTACGAGAAAAACCCGTTACTCAAGGTCTATCCCCCTCTGAGGGATGAGGAGCAGAGAAGGGCCCTCTGGGAGAGCTTCTCCAGGATCCCCATCATAGCCAGCGACCACGCTCCCCACACACCCGAAGACAAGGAAAACGGGGCGGCAGGCATTCCCGGGCTGGAGACGGAGGTCGCTCTGCTCCTCGACGCCGTGAACAGGGGATTGATAGAACTCCCCGACATCGCCGAGAAGATGCACGTGAATCCTATCCGGATATTTGGGATAAGAAACAAGGGGCTCGAAGTGGGAAAGGAAGCGGACTTCACCGTCGTTGACCTGAAAAGGGAATGGAAGGTCAGACCTGAGGAGTTCTACACCCGGGCAAAATGGAGCCCGTGGGAGGGCAAAAAACTTAAGGGAAAGGTCGTGATGACGGTTCTCCACGGAAGGGTCGTCATGGAGGAGGATGAAATCGTGGGAAAGCCGGAGGGGGTCAGGATAGATGCTGGAAAGGGTAACGCTTAA
- a CDS encoding ubiquitin-like small modifier protein 1 encodes MKVRVRYFARFRSLAGVGEEELEVPEGTTVGELINILRERHPALKNEVFAEDDDLADVNVSRNGRYVGFDEVLEDGDVVALFPPVSGG; translated from the coding sequence ATGAAGGTTAGAGTCCGCTACTTCGCGCGCTTCCGCTCCCTCGCCGGCGTCGGTGAGGAGGAGCTCGAGGTCCCCGAGGGAACGACGGTTGGAGAACTCATCAACATCCTCAGGGAGAGGCATCCAGCCCTTAAAAACGAGGTGTTCGCCGAGGACGACGACCTGGCGGACGTGAACGTCTCGCGAAACGGGCGGTACGTCGGCTTCGACGAGGTTCTGGAGGACGGCGACGTAGTGGCGCTCTTCCCCCCGGTGAGCGGTGGTTGA
- a CDS encoding dihydroorotate dehydrogenase electron transfer subunit, giving the protein MLERVTLKEVRDVARDVKAFRFDERFEFKAGQFVMVWLPGVGEKPFSLAREDTIVVKRVGPFTGRLFELDEGDHLWIRGPYGRGFEPKGKRIALVGGGIGIPPLYAFAMQYGKRFEKITLIYGARSRDELALMDVGDYVDEIIVTTDDGSAGRKGFPTEVLADMKGEFDTVYACGPEPMLKAVLKVMDYENVQVSAERYMKCGIGVCGSCALGKYLVCRDGPVFDGFQLEGLL; this is encoded by the coding sequence ATGCTGGAAAGGGTAACGCTTAAGGAAGTCCGGGACGTCGCGAGGGACGTTAAGGCCTTCCGCTTCGATGAGAGGTTCGAGTTCAAAGCGGGGCAGTTCGTGATGGTCTGGCTACCGGGAGTCGGTGAGAAGCCCTTCAGCCTCGCCAGGGAGGATACAATCGTCGTAAAGCGCGTCGGGCCCTTTACTGGGAGGCTCTTCGAGCTCGACGAGGGCGACCACCTCTGGATAAGGGGGCCCTACGGGCGGGGTTTCGAACCGAAAGGGAAAAGGATAGCCCTCGTTGGAGGGGGTATCGGGATTCCACCCCTCTACGCCTTCGCGATGCAGTACGGGAAGAGATTCGAGAAAATCACGCTCATCTACGGCGCCCGCTCAAGGGACGAGCTGGCGCTGATGGACGTTGGCGATTACGTCGACGAGATCATCGTAACGACGGACGACGGCTCGGCCGGGAGGAAGGGCTTTCCCACGGAGGTTCTGGCGGATATGAAAGGTGAGTTTGACACGGTCTACGCCTGCGGTCCGGAGCCGATGCTCAAAGCCGTGCTGAAGGTTATGGATTACGAGAACGTCCAGGTCTCCGCGGAACGGTACATGAAGTGCGGAATCGGCGTCTGCGGCTCCTGCGCCCTCGGGAAATACCTCGTCTGCAGGGACGGCCCTGTCTTCGACGGCTTCCAGCTTGAGGGACTCCTCTGA
- a CDS encoding radical SAM protein, whose amino-acid sequence MRYSWEEFARSMGVEPRILENREARLLKEFVMDLRFPTHCQGCQGLDLSNPNPVHHPSYELTPACNHDCIFCYSNVAVKLGKVPKPGYYGWEDPYAITVSQYGEPLLSPRIVEVNRMLRERFPKARLDLQTNGSLLTEELWEKLDFDLVMISLDAASREKHLKITNADTFDAVVNALRIVGKDKSVRSAVRTIFMPGINDEDIPRIAELAASLGVDEMMLQPLTIHELNVERLGKAGLDFERAESIREYLKAAMGAKEYIDVRISGCQLAVYRTMDPLTLFSARRVARDVAPAVKRKRLDKGEL is encoded by the coding sequence ATGAGGTACAGCTGGGAGGAGTTCGCGAGGAGCATGGGCGTGGAGCCCCGGATTCTGGAGAACAGGGAGGCGAGGCTCTTAAAGGAGTTCGTGATGGACTTAAGGTTCCCCACTCACTGCCAGGGCTGCCAGGGGCTCGACCTGAGCAACCCAAACCCCGTTCACCACCCGAGCTACGAGCTCACCCCCGCCTGCAACCACGACTGCATCTTCTGCTATTCCAACGTGGCGGTGAAGCTCGGGAAGGTTCCAAAGCCGGGCTACTACGGCTGGGAAGACCCGTACGCCATAACCGTCTCCCAGTACGGGGAACCCCTCCTCAGCCCGCGTATAGTGGAGGTCAACAGGATGCTCCGCGAGAGGTTTCCAAAGGCGAGGCTCGACCTCCAGACGAACGGCTCCCTTTTGACGGAGGAGCTGTGGGAGAAGCTCGACTTCGACCTCGTCATGATAAGCCTCGACGCGGCGAGCAGGGAGAAGCACCTGAAGATCACCAACGCGGACACCTTCGACGCCGTTGTCAACGCCCTGAGAATAGTCGGGAAGGATAAGAGCGTCCGCTCCGCGGTCAGGACGATATTCATGCCCGGCATCAACGATGAGGACATTCCAAGGATAGCGGAACTCGCCGCCTCCCTCGGCGTGGACGAGATGATGCTCCAGCCGCTGACTATCCACGAGCTGAACGTCGAGAGGCTCGGGAAGGCGGGGCTGGACTTCGAGAGGGCCGAGAGCATAAGGGAGTACCTGAAGGCCGCGATGGGGGCGAAGGAATACATAGACGTCAGGATAAGCGGCTGTCAGCTGGCCGTTTACAGGACCATGGATCCGCTGACGCTCTTCAGCGCGAGGCGCGTCGCCAGGGACGTTGCCCCTGCCGTGAAGAGGAAACGGCTGGACAAGGGGGAGTTATAA